A window of the Microbacterium sp. LWH13-1.2 genome harbors these coding sequences:
- the mpaD gene encoding daptide-type RiPP biosynthesis aminotransferase, whose translation MNSPHALWPSMLPADATFTPDRVAVGAVGNRIEFADGSTRLCATSGLWNVPLGFGNPAVTEAVDRAMHDASYLSLFRAPHRYAEDAADALIELANPRRYRRVIFSTSGGAANDAAMKLARQYWSHQGAESRSLVVGLTGSYHGTMYGSHALSGDDLLQSVYSVDRRSVRHVSYDDDGEQLEALLSREGHRVASVVVEPVLGSGAHALSETFVSRLLALREHYGFLVVADEVATGFGRTGRMFSTDGWGAAPDVLILSKALTNGAAGAAAILVGPRVSSAFVRGGWTFVHGETQAGTPACAAAVTAVIDELHRIDVNPTTAALGRELSRLAATLKSDGLIADVTGAGCFLGLALRDSDASPLSGAEVLRVVSEIADHGVLVQPGPSAIALIPAYGFTSTELLETDSAVRAGLTQMRERRHER comes from the coding sequence GTGAACTCTCCGCATGCACTGTGGCCCTCGATGCTTCCGGCAGACGCCACCTTCACACCGGATCGGGTCGCGGTCGGTGCTGTCGGCAACCGCATCGAGTTCGCAGACGGATCCACACGTCTCTGCGCGACGAGCGGGCTGTGGAACGTCCCTCTCGGTTTCGGCAACCCGGCGGTGACCGAAGCGGTGGACCGAGCGATGCACGACGCTTCCTACCTGTCCCTCTTCCGCGCGCCGCATCGATATGCCGAAGACGCGGCCGACGCGCTCATCGAGCTCGCGAACCCGCGCCGGTACAGGCGCGTCATCTTCTCGACCTCGGGCGGAGCGGCGAACGACGCCGCGATGAAGTTGGCGCGACAGTACTGGTCTCACCAAGGAGCGGAGTCGCGCTCTCTCGTCGTCGGGCTGACGGGCAGTTATCACGGCACCATGTACGGCAGCCACGCGTTGAGTGGCGACGATCTTCTTCAATCCGTCTATTCCGTCGACCGCAGGTCGGTGAGGCACGTGTCCTACGACGACGACGGAGAGCAACTCGAGGCGCTGTTGAGTCGCGAAGGGCACCGAGTGGCATCGGTGGTCGTCGAACCCGTCCTGGGCAGCGGCGCACATGCACTCTCGGAGACGTTCGTCTCGCGGCTGCTCGCGTTGCGCGAGCACTACGGGTTCCTTGTCGTCGCCGACGAGGTGGCGACCGGATTCGGCCGCACCGGACGCATGTTCTCCACCGACGGATGGGGCGCCGCACCCGACGTGCTGATCCTGTCGAAAGCCTTGACGAACGGCGCGGCGGGAGCGGCCGCGATTCTCGTCGGGCCCCGTGTCTCGTCAGCGTTCGTGCGTGGCGGTTGGACGTTCGTCCACGGTGAGACGCAGGCAGGTACTCCGGCGTGCGCGGCGGCTGTCACCGCAGTGATCGACGAGCTGCACCGCATCGATGTGAACCCGACCACCGCAGCGCTCGGGCGCGAGCTATCACGCCTGGCGGCGACCCTGAAGTCTGACGGACTGATCGCCGACGTGACGGGCGCCGGTTGCTTCCTGGGGCTCGCCCTGCGTGACAGCGACGCGAGCCCGCTGTCGGGAGCGGAGGTGCTTCGAGTCGTCTCCGAGATCGCGGATCACGGAGTGCTGGTGCAGCCGGGCCCCAGTGCGATCGCGTTGATCCCGGCGTACGGATTCACCTCGACCGAGCTTCTCGAGACGGATTCGGCAGTGCGCGC
- the mpaB gene encoding daptide biosynthesis RiPP recognition protein, whose translation MGRERARTGSDLIGARALREWITGEPEAFSRVFMVESGASPTVVADVAGDDDAVLLAVDSGPWGGRALSFRYSGALNEIGDALFLGERAVEVEDYVAAAFVQIIGPTVVGLFDEPSAQAFLDDAALARRTGVFPSALIDQRVLLANRRALVGPTGLGTPSAIRLSADGTVSIGVRGEPLGGVDELRELLTVPMPRAAMLGAATSGSAGPSDFTCRERIGRYLNATDLMKTMRLANGAAKIAGFGWCPGEDGRADAEPRMRDPFLLDTADGFVLADLTTLRRRLLSPTTATVVTVVQTSTTAELAADRVSRELDIDTVDARGLCLGAVDALDIHLGMPSDAACAAHGART comes from the coding sequence ATGGGGCGCGAGAGGGCACGCACCGGATCTGATCTCATCGGAGCACGAGCACTGCGTGAGTGGATCACGGGAGAACCGGAGGCATTCTCGCGCGTCTTCATGGTCGAGAGCGGCGCAAGCCCGACTGTCGTCGCCGATGTCGCGGGCGACGATGACGCGGTTCTTCTGGCCGTCGACAGCGGGCCGTGGGGCGGCCGCGCGCTTTCCTTCCGCTACAGCGGAGCGCTGAACGAGATCGGCGACGCCCTCTTCCTCGGGGAGCGCGCCGTCGAAGTCGAAGACTACGTCGCCGCGGCATTCGTCCAGATCATCGGCCCCACCGTCGTCGGCCTCTTCGACGAACCGAGCGCGCAGGCTTTTCTCGACGATGCGGCACTCGCACGACGCACAGGAGTGTTCCCGTCGGCTCTGATCGATCAGCGCGTGCTGCTCGCGAATCGGCGTGCACTGGTCGGTCCGACGGGACTCGGGACTCCGAGCGCCATCAGGCTGAGCGCGGACGGCACAGTCAGCATCGGCGTGCGGGGCGAACCCCTTGGCGGCGTCGACGAACTGAGAGAGCTGCTGACGGTCCCGATGCCGCGTGCGGCGATGCTCGGAGCTGCGACGAGCGGCTCGGCGGGCCCCTCAGACTTCACCTGCCGCGAACGGATCGGGCGCTACCTCAACGCGACAGACCTCATGAAGACGATGCGCCTGGCGAACGGTGCCGCGAAGATCGCGGGATTCGGCTGGTGCCCCGGTGAAGATGGCCGTGCGGATGCCGAACCTCGAATGAGGGATCCGTTCCTTCTCGATACGGCAGACGGCTTCGTGCTCGCCGACCTCACCACCCTGCGGCGCCGGCTTCTGTCTCCGACGACCGCCACCGTGGTCACTGTGGTCCAGACCTCGACGACAGCCGAGCTCGCGGCCGATCGTGTCTCCCGCGAACTCGACATCGATACGGTTGATGCGCGTGGGCTGTGCCTCGGAGCGGTCGATGCACTCGACATCCACCTCGGCATGCCGAGTGACGCGGCGTGCGCCGCACACGGCGCCCGAACGTGA
- a CDS encoding GNAT family N-acetyltransferase: MSRIRPYRPSDRAALYEVCTRTADAGADATGIFSDDSLWGDLFAVPYAERHPDLAWVVETDDERVIGYIVATDDTEAFATWFRDEWWPTLQERYPRAAEPKTREERMIEHGFSQAPGRNANAAEYPAHLHIDLLPETQGQGLGRALIETLFAELRRRGVRGLHLGMDPKNTGAAAFYERLGMTPLPAEPGGQSYGVRFS; this comes from the coding sequence GTGTCTCGCATCCGCCCGTATCGTCCGTCCGACCGCGCAGCCCTGTACGAGGTGTGCACGAGGACCGCGGACGCCGGCGCTGACGCGACCGGGATCTTCTCGGACGATTCCCTCTGGGGTGACCTCTTCGCGGTGCCCTATGCCGAACGGCATCCGGACCTCGCGTGGGTGGTCGAGACCGACGACGAACGCGTGATCGGCTACATCGTCGCGACCGACGACACGGAGGCTTTCGCCACCTGGTTCCGCGACGAGTGGTGGCCGACGCTGCAGGAGCGGTATCCGCGTGCGGCCGAGCCGAAGACCCGCGAAGAGCGGATGATCGAGCACGGCTTCAGCCAGGCGCCTGGACGGAACGCGAATGCCGCGGAGTACCCGGCGCACCTGCACATCGACCTGCTGCCCGAGACACAGGGGCAGGGCCTCGGACGCGCGCTCATCGAGACGCTGTTCGCCGAGCTCAGACGCCGCGGAGTGCGCGGACTGCACCTGGGCATGGACCCGAAGAACACGGGTGCCGCCGCGTTCTACGAGCGGCTCGGCATGACGCCGCTGCCGGCCGAGCCGGGCGGGCAGAGCTACGGGGTGCGGTTCAGCTAG
- a CDS encoding phosphatase PAP2 family protein, protein MRRRTLLWWGIGMLVAATLLGAAIVFGYTEPPGFDTWWNETISTYRAEWMLSFALILNDIGGGWVAILLVPLLMIIALLLARRWRAAVFAAAAFLASAGAVQLLKQLFGRARPEDMIVVSDYGSFPSGHTANAATIAVVLWLVFPRVWTAILGILWVLAMAISRTLLSVHWATDTLGGALVGAGVVLVLGSVMLPWVQSASRRAEASAPIG, encoded by the coding sequence ATGAGACGACGAACGCTGCTGTGGTGGGGAATAGGGATGCTCGTCGCGGCGACGCTCCTCGGAGCGGCGATCGTGTTCGGGTACACCGAGCCTCCGGGGTTCGACACCTGGTGGAACGAGACGATCAGCACGTACCGCGCTGAGTGGATGCTGTCGTTCGCGCTGATCCTCAACGACATCGGCGGCGGGTGGGTGGCCATCCTCCTCGTGCCGCTCCTGATGATCATCGCGCTGCTGCTCGCTCGGCGATGGCGTGCTGCGGTGTTCGCCGCCGCGGCGTTCCTCGCCAGTGCCGGAGCGGTGCAGCTGCTCAAGCAGCTGTTCGGACGTGCGCGCCCGGAGGACATGATCGTGGTGAGCGATTACGGCTCGTTCCCCTCGGGTCATACGGCCAACGCGGCGACGATCGCTGTCGTGCTGTGGCTCGTGTTCCCGCGCGTGTGGACGGCGATCCTCGGAATCCTGTGGGTCCTCGCGATGGCCATCTCCCGCACGCTGCTCTCGGTCCACTGGGCCACGGACACTCTGGGCGGTGCACTCGTCGGGGCCGGGGTGGTGCTCGTGCTGGGCTCCGTGATGCTGCCATGGGTGCAGTCGGCGTCGCGCCGAGCGGAGGCATCCGCGCCGATAGGCTGA
- a CDS encoding multidrug effflux MFS transporter produces MKVHPSGCAGARLSCNMETSPESNRFEISSTIRPLSRLDLIPSNSGRTVVPDAPRTDSIPTTSATERTATGSIRIPSSTGAIRTLGSNPATAPIMLHPGDSISNGRRALYIVLLGALTALGPFTIDLYLPAFPVLEQDFETTAAAIQLTLTGTMIGFALGQLVVGPLSDKVGRRIPLIAVTALHVLASAAAAYAPTLPLLSGARVLMGVGAAAGGVVAMAIVRDLFGGRRLVVMLSRLALVSGVAPVIAPLIGSWLLTLMPWRGIFVVLALYGVVMLVSAIVFIPETLPIARRQEKGGATVLQRYRSVFSDRVFIGVLIIGGMTFSGLFSYLSASPFLFQQTHGLDAQQYGLLFAVNSLGVVAGVQTASRLAARFGPQWVMAYSTAVLLLAGAAIIVTDQLGLGLWGTVVPLFVFMTACGFTFPNVQVLALDRHGKAAGTAASVIGATNFGVAGLISPVVGWVSQGAGITATTMASVMVGCAAIGVLSLWLIVRPRTVGMLAP; encoded by the coding sequence ATGAAGGTGCATCCGTCGGGATGTGCCGGTGCACGCCTGAGCTGTAACATGGAGACTTCGCCCGAATCGAATCGTTTCGAGATCTCATCGACGATTCGGCCGCTCTCGCGACTCGACCTCATCCCCTCGAACTCCGGAAGGACCGTCGTGCCCGACGCTCCACGCACTGACTCCATCCCGACGACCTCCGCCACCGAGCGCACGGCCACCGGCAGCATCCGCATCCCGTCGTCCACGGGCGCGATCCGCACCCTCGGATCGAACCCCGCCACGGCGCCGATCATGCTGCACCCCGGCGACTCGATCTCGAACGGCCGCCGCGCGCTGTACATCGTGCTGCTCGGTGCGCTCACCGCGCTCGGCCCGTTCACGATCGACCTCTACCTGCCGGCATTCCCCGTGCTCGAGCAGGACTTCGAGACCACGGCCGCGGCCATCCAGCTCACCCTCACCGGCACCATGATCGGCTTCGCGCTCGGGCAGCTCGTGGTGGGTCCGCTCAGCGACAAGGTCGGACGCCGCATCCCTCTGATCGCCGTGACCGCGCTGCACGTGCTGGCCAGTGCCGCGGCGGCCTACGCCCCGACCCTGCCCCTGCTCAGCGGCGCTCGCGTTCTCATGGGTGTCGGTGCCGCTGCCGGTGGCGTCGTCGCGATGGCGATCGTGCGCGACCTGTTCGGCGGACGCCGCCTGGTCGTGATGCTGTCGCGCCTCGCCCTGGTGTCGGGCGTGGCGCCGGTCATCGCGCCCCTGATCGGCTCGTGGCTGCTCACCCTCATGCCCTGGCGGGGGATCTTCGTCGTGCTCGCGCTCTACGGCGTGGTGATGCTCGTATCGGCCATCGTCTTCATCCCCGAGACGCTCCCCATCGCCCGGCGGCAGGAGAAGGGCGGCGCGACCGTCCTGCAGCGCTACCGCTCGGTGTTCTCCGACCGGGTCTTCATCGGTGTGCTGATCATCGGCGGCATGACCTTCTCGGGTCTGTTCTCGTATCTCTCCGCCTCGCCGTTCCTGTTCCAGCAGACGCACGGACTGGATGCCCAGCAGTACGGCCTCCTGTTCGCGGTGAACTCCCTCGGTGTCGTCGCCGGTGTGCAGACCGCTTCGCGCCTCGCGGCGCGCTTCGGTCCTCAGTGGGTCATGGCCTACTCGACCGCGGTGCTGCTGCTCGCGGGAGCGGCGATCATCGTCACGGACCAGCTGGGCCTCGGCCTCTGGGGCACGGTCGTCCCGCTGTTCGTCTTCATGACGGCCTGCGGCTTCACGTTCCCGAACGTGCAGGTGCTCGCGCTCGACAGGCACGGCAAAGCGGCAGGCACCGCGGCGTCCGTCATCGGAGCCACCAACTTCGGTGTTGCGGGGCTGATCTCGCCGGTCGTCGGCTGGGTCTCCCAGGGGGCGGGAATCACCGCGACGACCATGGCCTCGGTCATGGTCGGATGCGCGGCGATCGGCGTTCTGTCGCTGTGGCTGATCGTGCGCCCCCGGACTGTCGGCATGCTGGCTCCCTGA
- a CDS encoding cystathionine gamma-synthase, which produces MSEHAFATRAIHAGQAPDPTTGSIIPPIYQASTHVQDGIGGFRDGYEYNRAGNPTRSSLETQLAALEGGASALSFASGLAAEDALLRGILKPGDHIVLGNDVYGGTYRLLTKVLAPWGIETTTVELSDSDALRAAIRPETKIVWVETPSNPLLKIVDIALIAEIAHASGAIAVVDNTFASPALQQPLSLGADLVVHSTTKYLGGHSDVLGGAVVFGDDRFFEQIKFQQFAVGAVSAPLDAWLTTRGIKTLAVRVRQHSENAQAIAEWAAARPEFETVYYPGLASHPGHDIAARQMSGFGGMLSLGLSAGAAAAKAFAESTELFQLAESLGGVESLIGYPPDMTHASVRGTELAVPENVVRLSVGIEGVDDLIADLERGLARLR; this is translated from the coding sequence ATGTCCGAGCATGCTTTCGCCACCCGAGCCATCCACGCAGGTCAGGCGCCTGACCCGACCACGGGGTCGATCATCCCGCCGATCTATCAGGCCTCCACGCATGTGCAGGACGGCATCGGGGGATTCCGCGACGGATACGAGTACAACCGTGCGGGCAACCCGACGCGCTCGTCGCTCGAGACGCAGCTCGCCGCTCTCGAAGGAGGGGCGAGCGCGCTGTCGTTCGCCTCGGGCCTCGCGGCGGAAGACGCGCTGCTGCGCGGCATCCTCAAGCCCGGCGACCATATCGTGCTCGGCAACGACGTCTACGGCGGCACGTACCGTCTGCTCACCAAGGTGCTCGCGCCGTGGGGCATCGAGACCACCACGGTCGAGCTGTCGGATTCCGACGCGCTGCGCGCGGCGATCCGCCCCGAGACGAAGATCGTCTGGGTCGAGACCCCCAGCAACCCGCTGCTGAAGATCGTCGACATCGCGCTCATCGCCGAGATCGCGCACGCATCCGGGGCGATCGCGGTCGTCGACAACACGTTCGCATCGCCCGCGCTGCAGCAGCCCCTCTCGCTCGGGGCCGATCTGGTCGTGCACTCCACTACGAAGTACCTCGGCGGGCACTCGGATGTGCTGGGCGGCGCCGTGGTCTTCGGTGACGACCGCTTCTTCGAGCAGATCAAGTTCCAGCAGTTCGCCGTCGGCGCGGTCTCGGCTCCGCTCGACGCGTGGCTCACGACGCGTGGCATCAAGACTCTCGCCGTGCGGGTTCGTCAGCACTCCGAGAACGCGCAGGCGATCGCCGAGTGGGCGGCCGCCCGCCCCGAGTTCGAGACCGTCTACTACCCGGGTCTCGCCTCGCACCCGGGCCACGACATCGCTGCTCGCCAGATGAGCGGCTTCGGCGGGATGCTCTCACTCGGCCTGTCCGCGGGAGCTGCGGCCGCGAAGGCCTTCGCCGAGTCGACCGAGCTCTTCCAGCTCGCCGAGTCGCTCGGCGGGGTCGAGTCCCTCATCGGATACCCGCCGGACATGACTCACGCCTCGGTGCGCGGCACCGAGCTCGCCGTGCCCGAGAACGTCGTGCGCCTCTCGGTGGGCATCGAGGGCGTCGACGACCTGATCGCCGACCTCGAGCGGGGGCTCGCGCGGCTCCGCTGA
- a CDS encoding cystathionine beta-synthase, with translation MKYADSIVDLVGNTPLVKLQHVTEGVECTVLVKLEYLNPGGSAKDRIASRIIDAAEASGDLRPGGTIVEPTSGNTGVGLALVAQQRGYKCVFVLPDKVGEDKIDVLRAYGAEVVVTPTSVAADSPESYYSVSDRLAREIPGAFKPNQYENPNGPRSHYETTGPEIWRDTDGAVTHFVAGVGTGGTITGTGRYLREVSDDRVRIVGIDPEGSVYSGGTGRPYLVEGVGEDIWPGAYDPKIPHEIVAVGDAESFAMTRRLAREEGILVGGSSGMAVVGALRVARELPADAVMVVLLPDGGRGYLSKIFNDGWMRSYGFSEVEEGETVADVLAARSSRLGDGIPALVHAHPTDTVLEAIGMMTEYDVSQLVVLSAEPPVMMGEVVGTVDEKGLLDLLFRGDAKPADAVGDHVGERLPLIGIHAPLAQARSALADVDALLVTSDGKPHTVLTRQDLLSYISR, from the coding sequence ATGAAGTACGCAGACTCCATCGTCGACCTCGTCGGCAACACGCCCCTCGTGAAGCTCCAGCACGTCACCGAGGGTGTGGAGTGCACCGTGCTCGTGAAGCTCGAATACCTCAACCCCGGCGGATCCGCGAAGGATCGCATCGCCTCGCGGATCATCGACGCGGCCGAGGCCTCGGGCGACCTGCGGCCCGGAGGCACGATCGTCGAGCCGACGAGCGGCAACACCGGGGTGGGCCTGGCGCTCGTCGCGCAGCAGCGCGGGTACAAATGCGTCTTCGTGCTGCCGGACAAGGTCGGTGAGGACAAGATCGACGTCCTTCGCGCCTACGGTGCCGAGGTCGTCGTCACACCGACCTCGGTCGCGGCAGACAGCCCCGAGTCGTACTACAGCGTGAGCGATCGCCTCGCCCGCGAGATCCCCGGCGCGTTCAAGCCGAATCAGTACGAGAACCCGAACGGCCCTCGCAGCCACTACGAGACCACCGGTCCCGAGATCTGGCGTGACACCGACGGCGCGGTCACGCACTTCGTCGCGGGTGTCGGCACCGGCGGCACGATCACGGGCACGGGACGGTACCTGCGCGAGGTCTCGGACGATCGCGTGCGCATCGTCGGGATCGATCCCGAGGGCAGCGTCTACAGCGGCGGCACCGGACGGCCGTACCTGGTCGAGGGGGTCGGAGAGGACATCTGGCCCGGCGCCTACGACCCGAAGATCCCGCACGAGATCGTCGCGGTCGGCGACGCAGAATCGTTCGCGATGACCCGGCGGCTCGCGCGGGAAGAAGGCATCCTCGTCGGCGGATCGAGCGGCATGGCCGTGGTCGGCGCGCTGCGCGTGGCCCGGGAGCTTCCGGCGGATGCCGTCATGGTGGTGCTGCTCCCCGACGGCGGGCGCGGCTACCTGAGCAAGATCTTCAACGACGGGTGGATGCGCTCCTACGGGTTCAGCGAGGTGGAGGAGGGCGAGACGGTCGCCGATGTGCTGGCTGCGCGCTCGTCGCGCCTCGGCGACGGCATCCCGGCGCTCGTGCATGCGCACCCGACCGACACCGTGCTCGAGGCCATCGGCATGATGACCGAGTACGACGTGTCGCAGCTCGTGGTCCTCAGCGCCGAGCCCCCGGTGATGATGGGCGAGGTCGTCGGCACCGTCGATGAGAAGGGCCTGCTCGACCTGCTGTTCCGGGGCGACGCGAAGCCGGCGGACGCCGTGGGCGATCACGTGGGGGAGCGGCTGCCGCTCATCGGCATCCATGCTCCTCTCGCGCAGGCGAGGTCGGCGCTCGCCGACGTCGACGCCCTGCTCGTGACCTCCGACGGCAAGCCGCACACGGTGCTCACGCGCCAGGACCTGCTCTCGTACATCTCACGCTGA
- a CDS encoding carbohydrate ABC transporter permease: MSDTLKTQTGATSTRAITTGGGLDAAAGRARKKLSRPWASVGSILIAVLWTIPTLGLFISSFRPRDQIQSSGWWEFFANPQVTLENYVDVLQSGTTQLTILESFVNSIAITIPATVIPLMIASMAAYAFAWIDFKGRNALFIFVFALQIVPIQMALVPLLSSFSRGINLFGLQVTLPLDASSGYAQVWIAHSMFALPLAIYLLHNFMSEIPGEIIEAARVDGASRGQIFFRVVLPLTMPAIASVAIFQFLWVWNDLLVALVFADGAAAPITKLLAEITGTRGNDWYLLTAGAFVSIIIPLIVFFSLQRYFVRGLLAGSTKG; this comes from the coding sequence ATGAGCGACACGCTGAAGACCCAGACCGGCGCGACCAGCACACGAGCGATCACCACCGGAGGCGGCCTCGATGCCGCAGCCGGGCGTGCGCGCAAGAAGCTGTCGCGTCCGTGGGCATCCGTCGGATCGATCCTGATCGCGGTGCTGTGGACGATCCCGACGCTCGGCCTGTTCATCTCGTCGTTCCGTCCGCGCGATCAGATCCAGTCCAGCGGGTGGTGGGAGTTCTTCGCCAACCCGCAGGTGACCCTCGAGAACTACGTCGACGTGCTGCAGTCCGGAACGACCCAGCTGACGATCCTCGAATCGTTCGTCAACTCGATCGCGATCACGATTCCCGCGACCGTCATCCCGTTGATGATCGCCTCGATGGCCGCCTACGCGTTCGCCTGGATCGACTTCAAGGGACGCAACGCGCTGTTCATCTTCGTGTTCGCGCTCCAGATCGTGCCCATCCAGATGGCCCTCGTGCCGCTGTTGTCATCGTTCTCCCGCGGCATCAATCTCTTCGGACTGCAGGTCACCCTGCCGCTGGACGCATCGTCGGGGTACGCACAGGTGTGGATCGCGCACTCGATGTTCGCGCTGCCGCTGGCGATCTATCTGCTGCACAACTTCATGTCGGAGATCCCCGGCGAGATCATCGAGGCCGCACGTGTCGACGGTGCATCGCGTGGACAGATCTTCTTCCGGGTCGTGCTGCCGCTGACGATGCCGGCCATCGCCTCGGTCGCGATCTTCCAGTTCCTCTGGGTCTGGAACGACCTGCTCGTCGCCCTCGTGTTCGCCGACGGAGCAGCTGCTCCGATCACGAAGCTGTTGGCGGAGATCACGGGAACCCGAGGGAACGACTGGTACCTGCTCACCGCAGGCGCCTTCGTGTCGATCATCATCCCGCTGATCGTGTTCTTCTCGCTCCAGCGATACTTCGTGCGAGGACTCCTGGCGGGTTCGACGAAGGGCTGA
- a CDS encoding sugar ABC transporter permease encodes MNATSFFQWIGTLPPILQAVVVVIAFAVVVAVILLLVDVAPRKGKIYTWVRLAMCLLIPLAVMFFFSSYYWAMGVAVVVGALFFFLDYRSRDGAGYLIQLVAFMAPALLLLLVGLILPSIQTMYSSFWNSSGKEFVGFANYLWIFTQSDGITSVVNSIIWVLLVPTVSTMVGLAYAVFIDRTRGEKIYKVLVFMPMAISFVGASIIWRFMYEYRGPEFKQIGLLNQILVWFGGEPQQWLLNEPWNNLFLIVVLIWVQTGFAMVVLSASIKGVPAELLEAAELDGANAWERFWAVTVPSIRPALIVVLTTISIASLKVFDIVRTMTAGNYGTSVLANEMYTQFSKFEAGRSAALSVILFILVLPIVIYNARQIKKQREVR; translated from the coding sequence GTGAACGCGACCAGTTTCTTCCAGTGGATCGGTACGCTCCCGCCGATCCTGCAGGCCGTCGTCGTGGTCATCGCATTCGCGGTGGTCGTGGCCGTCATCCTGCTTCTCGTGGACGTCGCTCCACGCAAGGGAAAGATCTACACCTGGGTGCGCCTGGCCATGTGCCTGCTCATCCCTCTCGCAGTGATGTTCTTCTTCAGCTCCTATTACTGGGCGATGGGAGTCGCCGTCGTCGTCGGCGCTCTGTTCTTCTTCCTGGACTACAGATCCCGCGACGGCGCGGGGTACCTGATCCAACTCGTCGCCTTCATGGCCCCGGCGCTGCTCCTGCTGCTCGTCGGGCTCATCCTGCCGTCGATCCAGACGATGTACTCCTCCTTCTGGAACTCATCGGGCAAGGAGTTCGTGGGCTTCGCGAACTACCTGTGGATCTTCACTCAGTCCGACGGCATCACCTCGGTCGTCAACTCGATCATCTGGGTGCTGCTCGTGCCCACGGTGTCGACCATGGTCGGCCTCGCCTACGCGGTCTTCATCGACCGCACCCGCGGCGAGAAGATCTACAAGGTTCTCGTGTTCATGCCGATGGCGATCTCGTTCGTCGGTGCCAGCATCATCTGGCGCTTCATGTACGAGTACCGCGGGCCGGAGTTCAAGCAGATCGGCCTGCTCAACCAGATCCTGGTCTGGTTCGGGGGCGAGCCCCAGCAGTGGCTGCTCAACGAGCCGTGGAACAACCTGTTCCTCATCGTCGTGCTGATCTGGGTGCAGACGGGTTTCGCGATGGTCGTGCTCTCGGCATCCATCAAGGGCGTTCCCGCCGAGCTGCTCGAAGCCGCTGAGCTCGACGGCGCGAATGCCTGGGAACGCTTCTGGGCCGTGACCGTCCCGTCGATCCGGCCGGCGCTGATCGTCGTGCTCACCACGATCTCGATCGCCTCGCTGAAGGTCTTCGACATCGTTCGCACCATGACAGCCGGCAACTACGGCACCTCCGTGCTCGCGAACGAGATGTACACGCAGTTCTCGAAGTTCGAGGCCGGACGCAGTGCCGCACTGTCGGTCATCCTGTTCATCCTCGTGCTGCCGATCGTCATCTACAACGCGCGACAGATCAAGAAGCAGCGGGAGGTGCGCTGA